A part of Limibacillus halophilus genomic DNA contains:
- a CDS encoding ABC-type transport auxiliary lipoprotein family protein — translation MTLAPRIDRTRRTLVQGTGGLALTLALPILSGCAGLVGPRGEPPQLYRLTPKSTFRKDLPQVSWALLIDRPTSGAGIDVPRIALMRSPVTLEYYAKAAWTDRATRMVQGLISESFENTNAIGAVGPEALGLRADFLLKTELREFQVEYFDGGVPIAHVRINAKLVRALDRRILQGRLFGAKVAAAEDKIGAIIEAYDEALNQVLKELVIWTLETGNAEQQQG, via the coding sequence ATGACGCTGGCACCCCGGATTGATCGAACGCGCCGCACCCTGGTCCAGGGGACAGGAGGCCTGGCGCTCACTTTAGCCCTGCCCATTCTCAGCGGTTGCGCGGGACTGGTAGGCCCGCGCGGCGAGCCGCCGCAACTCTATCGCCTGACGCCGAAATCAACCTTTCGCAAAGACTTGCCACAAGTGTCCTGGGCGCTGCTGATCGACAGGCCGACATCAGGGGCCGGTATCGACGTGCCACGCATCGCATTGATGCGCTCACCGGTCACGTTGGAGTACTACGCCAAGGCGGCCTGGACAGACCGCGCGACACGCATGGTGCAAGGGCTGATTTCGGAATCTTTCGAGAATACAAACGCCATCGGCGCGGTGGGGCCGGAGGCGCTGGGGCTGCGTGCGGACTTCCTTCTAAAGACCGAGCTGCGCGAGTTCCAAGTCGAGTATTTCGATGGTGGAGTGCCGATCGCGCATGTGCGCATCAACGCCAAGCTGGTGCGTGCCCTGGATCGACGAATTCTGCAGGGTCGCCTCTTCGGCGCCAAGGTAGCGGCGGCTGAAGATAAGATTGGAGCCATCATCGAGGCCTACGATGAAGCGCTCAATCAGGTCTTGAAGGAATTGGTGATCTGGACGTTGGAGACCGGCAACGCCGAGCAGCAACAAGGCTAG
- a CDS encoding MlaD family protein gives METRANYLLVGLFVISLFVGGIGFVVWLAKVNVDASITSYEIHFEDSVSGLREGASVSYRGINVGEVKAIRIDPENLERIVVTIEVRADTPIRSDTVATLAIQGLAGGSYVLLSGGSQSAAPLVPQPGQRAAVIASKASGLQELLDSAPSVLSEANLVLKRANDLLRPENRKEFEQALINLSQLLATLKEGATGLPELMDTSRVTIEEIGRTAKTVGTTTQSFQELIAGFESESKQLASQAGATLKAFEDTARSVEGSADNLGGDLRGSLQAIRASAERFEVLGGTMNKILEENRGQLAEFTSSGLFEVVAFFSEARDLVTNVNRLLGQIERDPGNFIFGNRSEGYDAGTPD, from the coding sequence ATGGAAACCCGTGCGAACTATCTTCTGGTCGGGTTGTTCGTGATCTCGCTGTTCGTCGGCGGGATCGGCTTTGTCGTCTGGCTCGCCAAGGTCAATGTCGATGCCAGCATCACCTCCTATGAGATTCACTTCGAGGATAGCGTATCGGGCTTGCGTGAAGGCGCCAGTGTCAGCTATCGCGGCATCAACGTCGGCGAAGTTAAGGCCATTCGCATAGATCCCGAAAACCTTGAACGGATTGTTGTCACGATCGAGGTGCGCGCTGACACACCGATCCGCAGCGATACCGTTGCGACATTGGCGATTCAGGGTTTGGCGGGCGGTAGTTATGTGTTGCTTTCCGGCGGCAGTCAGTCGGCGGCGCCCCTGGTCCCGCAGCCGGGACAGAGGGCGGCCGTAATCGCCTCAAAAGCTTCCGGCCTGCAGGAGCTGTTGGATAGCGCGCCGTCGGTTCTTTCCGAGGCCAATCTAGTCCTCAAACGCGCCAATGACCTCCTGCGGCCCGAAAACCGTAAGGAGTTTGAACAGGCGCTCATCAACTTGTCGCAGCTGCTCGCAACACTTAAGGAGGGAGCAACCGGTTTGCCGGAGTTGATGGATACATCGCGCGTGACCATCGAGGAGATCGGTCGAACCGCAAAGACTGTCGGCACGACCACACAATCCTTTCAGGAACTGATAGCTGGTTTCGAGAGCGAGTCGAAACAGCTGGCGAGTCAAGCCGGCGCAACGCTCAAGGCCTTCGAGGACACCGCCCGCTCGGTCGAGGGAAGCGCGGACAACCTCGGGGGCGATCTGCGCGGTAGCCTGCAGGCGATCCGTGCTTCGGCGGAGCGCTTCGAGGTGCTGGGTGGTACAATGAACAAGATTCTGGAGGAGAACCGGGGGCAACTCGCGGAATTCACCTCCAGCGGTCTTTTCGAGGTTGTCGCCTTTTTCAGTGAGGCTCGAGACCTCGTGACTAACGTGAACAGGTTGCTGGGGCAAATCGAACGCGATCCCGGCAACTTCATTTTTGGCAACCGCTCGGAGGGTTATGACGCTGGCACCCCGGATTGA
- a CDS encoding ABC transporter ATP-binding protein, which translates to MPETAKSAIEVKGLVTRFGRNVIHDGVDLTVRRGEILALVGGSGTGKSVLLRNIIGLMTPAAGEVEVLGRDMTGMTPVERHSFKRHWGMLFQDGALFSSLTVAQNIEVPLREHLRLKPALRREIALLKIAMTGLPPGAADKYPSELSGGMRKRAGLARALALDPDILLLDEPTAGLDPIGASNFDTLLRTLQGALGLTVIMVTHDLDSLVAVADRIAVLVDKRVKVDTLDRLRRDPHPWIQEYFNGPRARAAMGEG; encoded by the coding sequence ATGCCGGAAACCGCAAAAAGCGCTATCGAGGTCAAAGGCTTGGTTACCCGCTTCGGTAGGAATGTCATCCATGATGGTGTCGACCTAACTGTGCGGCGCGGCGAGATTCTGGCGCTGGTCGGCGGCTCAGGTACTGGAAAATCGGTGTTGCTGCGCAACATTATCGGCCTGATGACCCCCGCCGCGGGAGAGGTCGAGGTTCTGGGGCGGGACATGACGGGCATGACGCCGGTCGAACGCCACAGCTTCAAGCGCCACTGGGGGATGCTGTTTCAAGACGGCGCGCTGTTTTCGTCGCTGACGGTCGCGCAGAACATCGAAGTACCGCTGCGCGAGCACCTGCGTCTGAAACCGGCGTTGCGCCGGGAGATAGCCTTGTTGAAGATCGCCATGACGGGGCTGCCGCCGGGCGCTGCCGACAAGTACCCCTCCGAACTATCCGGCGGCATGCGAAAACGCGCCGGTCTTGCGCGGGCCTTGGCCTTGGACCCGGACATCTTGCTTCTGGATGAGCCGACAGCAGGCCTGGATCCTATCGGTGCGAGCAATTTCGATACGCTGCTGCGCACGTTGCAAGGCGCGCTCGGCCTGACGGTCATCATGGTTACCCATGATCTGGATTCCCTGGTCGCCGTTGCCGATCGCATTGCCGTGCTTGTCGACAAGCGTGTTAAGGTGGACACGTTGGATCGATTGCGGCGCGACCCGCATCCCTGGATTCAGGAATACTTCAACGGGCCGCGCGCACGCGCCGCCATGGGAGAGGGCTAG
- a CDS encoding TrkH family potassium uptake protein: protein MPSLRPTFFVLGILLLALAMAMLLPLVADLTVNNPDWSSFALAGAFTTFVGGLLALSNRPGERFSLGLREAFLLTTLSWLVLPLFAAFPFLFFSDRLDLADAFFEAASGLTTTGSTVLVGLDAMPPGILLWRSALQWMGGVGIVVMAIIILPFLRVGGMQLFHAESSDRSEKIVARPAELVGFIVSIYGVLTLACFLAYRVAGMNAFDALNHAMTTLSTGGYSTHDASMAHFQQPAIHWIATVFMLAGALPFVAYVKALRGDRSALWKDSQIITLLSLVALVALSLGVWLSMARAMPVAEAMRHAFFNVASIVTTTGFASDDYSLWGTFAVGIFFFLTFVGGCTGSTSGAIKIFRFQILLLVARRQLRSLYAPHAVVRMTYNGRPVPEDVPQSVLAFLAFFGLAFACVTLALTALGLDLVTAISGAAQAISNVGPGLGDIIGPSGNFSGLGDAEKMVLSGAMILGRLELFTLLVLLDSGFWRW from the coding sequence ATGCCATCCTTAAGACCGACCTTCTTCGTGCTGGGTATACTGCTCCTGGCATTGGCAATGGCCATGCTGTTGCCGCTTGTAGCCGACCTGACGGTCAATAATCCAGACTGGAGTTCCTTTGCGCTGGCCGGTGCCTTCACGACCTTCGTCGGCGGCCTTTTGGCGCTGTCGAACCGACCAGGCGAGCGCTTCTCACTTGGCCTGCGCGAAGCCTTCCTCCTGACAACTCTTTCCTGGTTGGTCCTGCCGTTGTTTGCGGCATTCCCCTTTCTTTTCTTTTCAGACCGGCTCGACCTTGCCGATGCTTTTTTTGAAGCGGCTTCCGGGCTCACCACCACGGGCTCGACGGTTCTCGTAGGTTTGGACGCAATGCCTCCGGGGATCCTTCTATGGCGCTCGGCTTTGCAGTGGATGGGGGGTGTCGGGATCGTCGTCATGGCAATTATTATCCTGCCGTTCCTGCGGGTCGGTGGGATGCAGTTGTTTCATGCGGAAAGCTCCGACAGATCCGAGAAAATAGTGGCACGGCCGGCGGAGTTGGTCGGTTTCATCGTGTCTATCTATGGCGTTTTGACCCTGGCCTGTTTTCTTGCTTACAGAGTTGCCGGTATGAACGCGTTCGACGCCTTGAACCATGCCATGACAACCCTCTCGACGGGCGGATACTCGACGCACGATGCGTCTATGGCGCACTTTCAACAGCCTGCGATCCACTGGATTGCCACAGTCTTCATGCTGGCAGGCGCATTACCTTTCGTGGCTTACGTGAAAGCCCTGCGGGGAGACCGGTCGGCGCTTTGGAAGGATAGCCAGATCATCACGCTTTTGTCGCTGGTGGCGCTTGTTGCCCTGTCGCTTGGCGTCTGGCTTTCAATGGCGCGCGCCATGCCTGTGGCGGAGGCTATGCGGCACGCCTTCTTCAACGTGGCCTCAATAGTAACGACGACCGGTTTTGCTAGCGATGACTACAGCCTGTGGGGGACGTTTGCCGTGGGAATATTCTTTTTCCTGACTTTTGTCGGTGGTTGCACCGGCTCGACAAGCGGCGCGATCAAGATCTTTCGGTTCCAAATCCTTTTGCTTGTCGCGCGCCGCCAATTGCGGAGCCTTTATGCTCCACACGCGGTGGTGCGCATGACCTACAACGGCCGCCCGGTGCCTGAGGATGTGCCGCAGTCCGTTCTCGCTTTCCTGGCTTTTTTCGGCCTCGCGTTTGCTTGCGTCACGCTTGCTTTGACAGCTTTGGGGCTCGACCTCGTGACGGCGATCAGCGGGGCGGCTCAGGCGATATCGAACGTCGGTCCGGGATTGGGTGATATCATTGGCCCGTCGGGTAATTTCTCCGGTCTTGGGGATGCTGAAAAAATGGTCCTCAGCGGGGCAATGATACTTGGCCGCCTGGAGCTATTCACCTTACTGGTGTTGCTGGATAGTGGGTTCTGGCGCTGGTAG